A single region of the Chrysoperla carnea chromosome 5, inChrCarn1.1, whole genome shotgun sequence genome encodes:
- the LOC123299927 gene encoding uncharacterized protein LOC123299927 — MPLDEYNESARPYRCGIVLLCMGALINWLGFAQNYEHPVRYIGIACIVAGVLLIVGAVCCWAKNAPTETIMNENESSQQIGDGIHVIQIEGDGTICKPPDYESLREAPPPSYDEAIKLDPTQLLQQQLQYLKVS; from the exons ATGCCGTTAGATGAGTACAACGAATCCGCAAGACCATATCGATGTGGCATTGTATTATTGTGTATGGGTGCATTAATTAATTGGTTAGGATTTGCACAGAACTACGAACATCCTGTACGTTATATTGGTATTGCCTGTATTGTTGCTGGTGTGTTACTAATTGTCGGTGCTGTGTGTTGTTGGGCAAAAAACGCACCAACTGAAACAATCATGAATGAAAATGAGTCGTCTCAACAG ATTGGAGACGGAATACATGTGATACAAATTGAAGGTGATGGAACCATATGTAAACCACCTGATTACGAGTCTTTGAGAGAAGCACCTCCACCATCATATGATGAAGCTATCAAATTGGATCCAACTCAATTACTACAACAACAGTTACAATACCTAAAAGTTTCCTAA
- the LOC123301062 gene encoding zinc finger protein OZF-like — protein sequence MTKFGETVKIITLSMIIRIQRITLRVGQLESEVENIEIEQILIKAENVQELIEDNNIKVESEEENIGNVQISIAENIKIEPELIEEENIKIERELNTELIIKEEDVEKGEILESFYSSDGSFNKVEHRRIHGEEKQFSCDICDKSFTERSILVEHQRIHTRKKPLSCEICNRTFKFRSQLVKHGRTHEKGFFCDVCNAKFELPWSLVKHKRIHTEELDQHQRNAAGEKVFTCEICDKTYNHQANLILHKRIHSSEKPFSCDICDKSFSQQSTLVEHQRIHTGDPFSCKICNEIFEYRSHLVEHQRSHTDEKLFPCDECDKTFMVEYTLVQHKRLHTGEFSCDICGKAFREQYELVHHKELHGNIKLFSRTHNEEKQFSCEEFTERKTLVEHQRIHTDEKPFSCEICNKTFQYRNHLVGHQRSHTGQKVFSCEVCNKKFALPWNLDQHKRIHMLEEFVCNICGKTFSQQDEFLQHQHFHASEKLFSCEICNKSFNSRSQFVEHTRIHRAFTYPFSCDICDKKFTQRCTLLRHKRIQHKGEFSCDT from the exons ATGACGAAATTCGGTGaaacagtaaaaataattacattaagtATGATAATACGTATTCAACGCATTACGTTACGTGTGGGTCAGC ttgaatcAGAGGTAGAAAACATtgaaattgaacaaattttaattaaagcagAAAATGTACAAGAATTAATCGAAGACAACAACATTAAAGTCGAATCAGAAGAAGAAAACATTGGAAATGTACAAATATCAATtgcagaaaatattaaaattgaaccaGAATTAATTGAggaagaaaacattaaaatagaACGGGAATTAAATACTGAATTAATAATCAAGGAAGAAGATGTCGAGAAAGGAGAAATCTTAGAATCATTTTATAGTAGTGACGGATCATTTAATAAAGTTGAACATAGACGAATCCATGGTGAAGAAAAACagttttcatgtgatatttgtgataaatcatttacggAAAGAAGCATTCTAGTTGAACATCAGCGAATACATACAAGAAAAAAACCACtctcatgtgaaatttgtaatagaACATTTAAATTTCGTAGCCAATTAGTTAAACATGGACGAACTCATGAAAAAGGATTTTTCTGTGATGTATGTAACGCGAAATTTGAGTTGCCATGGAGTTTAGTGAAACATAAGCGAATTCATACTGAAGAATTAGATCAACATCAACGAAATGCTGCTGGTGAAAAAGTATTTacttgtgaaatttgtgataaaacatataATCATCAAGCTAATTTAATTCTACATAAAAGAATTCATAGTAGTGAAAAAccgttttcatgtgatatttgtgataaatcattttccCAGCAAAGTACTTTAGTTGAACATCAACGTATTCATACAGGTGAtccattttcatgtaaaatttgtaatgaaatatttgaatatcgcAGTCATTTAGTTGAACATCAACGAAGTCATACAGATGAAAAACTATTTCCCTGTGATgaatgtgataaaacatttatggTAGAATATACTTTAGTTCAACATAAGCGACTTCATACCGGAGAATTTTCATGTGACATCTGTGGCAAAGCATTTCGAGAGCAATACGAATTAGTTCACCATAAAGAACTTCATgggaatataaaattattttc ACGAACTCATAATGAAGAAAAACAGTTTTCATGTGAAGAATTTACGGAACGAAAAACTTTAGTTGAACATCAACGAATTCATACAGacgaaaaaccattttcatgtgaaatttgtaataaaacatttcaatatcGTAATCATTTAGTTGGCCATCAACGAAGTCATACCGGACAAAAAGTATTTTCCTGTGaggtatgtaataaaaaattcgcGCTACCATGGAATTTAGatcaacataaacgaattcatatgCTTGAAGAATTTGTATGTAATATCTGTGGCAAAACATTTAGTCAGCAAGATGAATTTCTTCAACATCAACATTTTCATGcgagtgaaaaattattttcgtgtgaaatttgtaataaatcatttaatagtCGAAGCCAGTTTGTTGAACATACACGAATCCATAGAGCTTTCACATATccgttttcatgtgatatttgtgataaaaaatttacgcaaCGATGTACTTTACTTCGACATAAACGAATACAACATAAAGGAGAATTTTCATGCGATACTTGA
- the LOC123300269 gene encoding uncharacterized protein LOC123300269, producing the protein MSIVETIETDDSHMFVLHESDLGETSEFVDIKPEPTFILEGLRRNTNLIIFDGFAYHTNYTTDKVRYLQCASRIPLGCGARACMPLESDSKSIQLKKPHSHGPDPHLIERTSFINELKHRVVHQNGTIKSIYDQTCRDFPNASALVAFQTIEQTLRRVRATTLPPNPSNLLEYGELISHSEWRRFSQTVSGRPFYSTTLEGGDGSVAIIFSNPDFIDKISAATELHVDANYIMEPNLCDGRYFFSAHVIMHRHSNAILYALMSHRNYSMYMAILSHLRQIAPNLIPTHIICDYERALFLALRDSFPKSTIRGSYYHFLQHIYQKLISFGVVNAADIKPEISNVIRHIMSLPLLPFDKIGVGLYLIEKHAKQLLQPTMCKKMMDYLENEWWYGVTAPIMSCYNLPETTNNNINMFHKTIRQRFRGVSNAWTFTEKLKEVECLTFRDFELLLGGHAIGRERKTKLLTSNDKLNRAWRMIENGRLPTAVFFERASEIVRTIENQFRLIIDEYEDVELIKGTDILGENHQAPDRHLYTNQSEDILATTLKKRKSEERINTVTPLKITVIETPEPIVESKVCLVCKDDDWEARCVLKPCGHKYFCSVCASRLITETSKCPKCKKEITSFVEFE; encoded by the exons ATGTCGATTGTTGAAACAATTGAAACGGACGATTCTCATATGTTTGTTTTG CATGAAAGTGATTTAGGAGAAACTTCTGAATTTGTGGATATAAAACCAGAACCAACTTTTATACTTGAAGGCCTTAGAcggaatacaaatttaattatttttgatggtTTTGCCTATCATACAAATTATACAACTGATAAAGTTCG GTACTTGCAATGTGCATCACGTATTCCTTTAGGTTGCGGTGCTCGAGCTTGTATGCCCCTTGAAAGTGATAGTAAATCAATACAATTAAAGAAACCACATTCACATGGACCTGATCCTCATTTGATTGAACGTACaagttttataaatgaattaaagcATCGTGTTGTACATCAAAATGGTACAATTAAATCAATATATGATCAAACATGCCGCGA TTTTCCAAATGCATCAGCATTGGTGGCTTTTCAAACAATTGAACAAACTTTACGACGAGTTCGTGCCACAACACTGCCACCAAATCCAAGTAATCTATTAGAGTATGGTGAATTAATATCACATTCAGAATGGCGACGATTTTCTCAAACAGTTAGTGGTCGACCGTTTTATTCAACAACATTGGAAGGTGGCGATGGGAGTGttgcaattatttttagtaatccagattttattgataaaatttcagcGGCTACAGAACTGCATGTAGATGCTAATTATATTATGGAACCAAATTTATGCGACggtcgatattttttttcagcGCATGTTATAATGCATCGACAT tcaAATGCGATTTTATACGCTTTAATGAGTCACAGAAATTATTCAATGTACATGGCGATATTATCACATTTACGGCAAATTGCTCCAAATCTTATACCAACACATATTATTTGCGATTATGAACGAGCTCTATTTTTAGCATTACGAGATTCATTTCCTAAAAGTACAATACGTGGTAGCTATTACCACTTTTTACAA cacaTATATCAGAAATTGATAAGTTTTGGTGTAGTGAATGCAGCCGATATTAAACCAGAAATATCGAATGTAATACGGCATATAATGTCCTTACCATTATTACCATTCGATAAAATTGGCGTTGGcttgtatttaatcgaaaaacaTGCAAAACAATTATTACAACCAACAATGTGCAAAAAAATGATGGATTATCTAGAAAATGAATGGTGGTATGGTGTAACTGCCCCGATTATGTCATGCTACAATCTACCAGAAACgacaaacaataatattaatatgtttcATAAAACAATCCGTCAACGATTTCGGGGTGTATCAAATGCCTGGACCtttactgaaaaattaaaagaagtgGAATGTCTTACATTCCGTGATTTTGAGCTGTTGTTAGGTGGTCACGCAATTGGTCGTGAACgtaaaacaaaactattaacAAGTAATGATAAATTAAATCGGGCTTGGCGCATGATTGAAAACGGTCGATTACCAACAGCTGTGTTTTTTGAACGTGCCTCGGAAATAGTGCGTacaattgaaaatcaatttcGTTTGATTATTGATGAATATGAAGATGTTGAGTTAATTAAAGGAACAGATATTTTGGGGGAAAATCATCAAGCCCCTGATAGGCATTTGTATACAAATCAATCCGAAGATATACTTGCCACAACATTAAAGAAACGAAAAAGTGAAGAAAGAATAAACACGGTAACACCTCTTAAAATCACTGTAATTGAAACTCCAGAACCAATCGTAGAATCAAAA gtGTGTCTGGTATGCAAAGATGATGATTGGGAAGCTAGATGTGTGTTGAAACCATGTggacataaatatttttgttctgtGTGTGCGTCACGACTTATAACTGAGACTAGTAAATGTCCAAAGTGTAAAAAGGAAATTACTAGTTTTGttgaatttgaataa